A region from the Dendropsophus ebraccatus isolate aDenEbr1 chromosome 1, aDenEbr1.pat, whole genome shotgun sequence genome encodes:
- the CDKN2AIPNL gene encoding CDKN2AIP N-terminal-like protein, whose translation MAADFVSQYQSFCESDKQWRAREEFLLRNLEQFQGENEMDKLLALSMVWANHVFMGCRYSEELLEKVQSMAEGIEIEDAPQFTTRDDIMKRNN comes from the exons ATGGCTGCGGATTTCGTAAGTCAATATCAGAGTTTCTGCGAGAGTGACAAGCAATGGAGGGCCAGGGAAGAATTCCTGTTACGGAACCTTGAGCAGTTCCAGGGAGAAAACGAGATGGACAAACTGCTGGCGCTGTCTATGGTCTGGGCCAATCACGTGTTCATGGGTTGCAG ATACAGTGAAGAACTCTTGGAAAAGGTGCAGAGTATGGCAGAAGGCATTGAAATAGAAGATGCACCACAGTTCACCACAAGAGACGATATTATGAAACGG AACAATTGA